Proteins from a genomic interval of Acetobacterium woodii DSM 1030:
- a CDS encoding LysR family transcriptional regulator, with the protein MDSKKLKYFIEVSRLKSFSKAAQVLYVSQTAVSQQIAVLENELGFELLHRNKKTVELTVAGEYFLYEAKRIIALSENAVSKAQDIASGQDGMIKIGFFSMFDRDVIAPVLSTFHRKYPKIRLNIVQSSHKDLKANLLNHNLDIGFSFRMTSEELEEKEVYRVFTKLCVNKEHRLSGKSLIETADLEHEQIIDFVKNSEQMEIYGEHHSFEQPKPVYDDTFLVESMDDAIMLVYQNDGICFLPELTDFVNTDKITFIPQTIESVPFIVNAYSIKDNQNPVLKVFLEEIDNSYGRK; encoded by the coding sequence TTGGATTCTAAAAAACTTAAATATTTTATTGAGGTGAGCCGCCTTAAAAGCTTTTCAAAAGCAGCACAGGTGTTATATGTTTCGCAAACAGCGGTCAGTCAACAGATCGCGGTACTTGAAAATGAACTGGGGTTTGAACTGCTCCATCGCAATAAAAAAACGGTCGAACTTACTGTTGCCGGAGAATATTTTTTATATGAAGCAAAGCGGATTATTGCTTTATCTGAAAATGCGGTATCAAAAGCTCAGGACATTGCCAGTGGACAGGATGGCATGATAAAAATTGGGTTTTTCAGCATGTTTGATCGTGATGTTATTGCTCCGGTGCTTTCAACGTTTCATCGCAAATATCCTAAAATAAGGCTTAATATTGTTCAATCCAGTCATAAGGATTTAAAAGCAAATTTACTGAATCATAACTTGGATATCGGATTTTCGTTTCGGATGACATCTGAGGAATTAGAAGAAAAGGAGGTATATCGCGTCTTCACAAAATTATGTGTCAATAAAGAACACCGGCTTTCGGGAAAATCACTCATCGAAACAGCGGATTTGGAGCACGAGCAAATTATCGATTTCGTTAAAAACAGTGAACAGATGGAAATCTATGGCGAACATCATAGTTTCGAGCAGCCAAAACCAGTTTATGATGACACTTTTTTAGTGGAAAGCATGGATGATGCCATCATGCTGGTTTACCAAAACGATGGCATTTGTTTTTTGCCGGAACTTACCGATTTCGTCAACACTGACAAAATTACATTCATTCCCCAAACAATTGAATCGGTTCCATTTATTGTTAATGCATACTCAATTAAAGATAATCAAAATCCTGTGCTAAAGGTGTTCCTAGAAGAAATCGACAATAGCTACGGCCGCAAATAG
- a CDS encoding glucose 1-dehydrogenase, whose translation MPNDINGKVAVITGAGSGIGRMTALELAGLGAKVVVADMSDAAGEESVKLIRDNGGEATFIKCNVTSEESVKNMVEKTVALYGRLDCAFNNAGIGPDGVKIKYGPLVDTEEADWDKIMAVNLKGVFLCLKHEIKQMLKQEKGGAIVNTSSIGGLKMAPGFGAYGPSKAGVVAVSQTAAIENAKAGIRVNIVCPGPISDTGLMSNTLAMNPNEADELREKVIPMGKLGTPLDVAHAVVWLLSDMAGHTTGQTFSVDGGMIIM comes from the coding sequence ATGCCAAATGATATTAACGGTAAAGTTGCAGTAATTACAGGAGCGGGTTCGGGTATTGGTCGAATGACGGCCCTTGAACTGGCAGGACTTGGAGCGAAGGTAGTTGTTGCTGATATGAGTGATGCTGCTGGGGAAGAAAGTGTTAAACTGATTCGCGACAATGGTGGAGAAGCGACATTTATCAAATGTAATGTAACGAGTGAAGAAAGTGTAAAAAACATGGTTGAAAAAACCGTAGCGCTTTATGGACGTCTTGACTGTGCCTTTAATAATGCCGGAATCGGTCCTGATGGAGTTAAAATAAAATATGGTCCATTGGTTGATACGGAGGAAGCGGATTGGGATAAAATTATGGCTGTTAACCTGAAGGGCGTATTTCTTTGTTTAAAACATGAAATAAAGCAGATGTTAAAACAGGAAAAAGGCGGTGCGATTGTGAATACATCCTCAATTGGGGGATTAAAGATGGCCCCTGGTTTCGGGGCCTATGGACCAAGTAAAGCTGGTGTTGTTGCAGTGAGTCAAACAGCGGCAATTGAAAATGCAAAAGCGGGGATCAGAGTCAATATCGTCTGTCCAGGTCCGATCAGCGATACAGGTCTGATGTCAAATACTTTGGCAATGAACCCGAATGAAGCAGATGAACTGCGCGAAAAAGTTATTCCGATGGGTAAACTCGGGACGCCACTGGATGTTGCGCATGCAGTAGTATGGTTGTTATCTGATATGGCAGGACATACAACCGGTCAGACGTTTTCGGTTGATGGTGGAATGATAATCATGTAA
- a CDS encoding TetR/AcrR family transcriptional regulator, producing the protein MKPLQNNNKIKIFQEAEELFYQNGYTNTSIDEIIKCSQTSKGTFYHYYKSKAELGLYVYRSTYLQHGNVILDLFPNEEYLIRYSLEARIFWYAYYEVNNYRRFYYEISREPLNFQAPAIIKTCLEHTPKKFTKNEIDLIIIAAHGMRQHISHHIFDKLDQFPYQTIYKFTVSHFFKLFEIPDDVIENIMTKSDALFNQLNIQIDKFNHYVTLK; encoded by the coding sequence ATGAAACCATTGCAAAATAACAATAAAATTAAAATTTTTCAGGAAGCCGAAGAACTTTTCTACCAAAATGGATACACCAACACCTCAATTGATGAGATAATAAAATGTTCACAAACGAGTAAGGGAACCTTTTATCATTATTATAAAAGCAAGGCCGAATTAGGTCTTTACGTTTATCGCAGTACTTATCTGCAACATGGAAACGTTATTCTTGACTTATTTCCAAATGAAGAATACTTAATCCGCTATTCATTAGAAGCACGTATATTTTGGTATGCCTATTATGAAGTGAATAATTATCGCAGATTTTATTATGAGATTAGTAGAGAACCTTTGAATTTTCAAGCTCCTGCAATTATTAAGACTTGTCTCGAGCATACTCCTAAAAAATTCACCAAAAATGAAATTGATTTAATTATTATCGCTGCTCATGGTATGCGACAACATATTTCTCATCATATTTTCGATAAATTAGATCAATTTCCTTACCAAACAATTTATAAATTTACGGTATCTCATTTTTTTAAACTGTTTGAAATTCCTGATGACGTAATTGAAAACATCATGACTAAATCAGATGCTCTTTTTAATCAGTTAAACATTCAGATTGATAAATTTAATCATTATGTCACTCTTAAATAA
- a CDS encoding uroporphyrinogen decarboxylase family protein has protein sequence MTKPIFNEKELIPTKEIPSIMPNGNSTPIYDFPVTPKEAYKKTMANDPCWLITNAESIFFMPRIIPDNIARAFVFEKNRLAREEFGGKDMFGIDWEYIEVAGGSMVKPGSPLLTDANEWYEKVVWPDIDAWDWEGSSKANKEYLNTDSAVVTWIFSGFYERLISFMDFEGAILAMIDEEQTDAVKDLFDKLADLYIKIVDKFVEYYDIDIITVHDDWGSQRAPFFSPSTAMEMVVPYMKKLTDHIHSKGLIADLHSCGCLELQVPQIIAAGWDSWTPQPMNDMKKLYNQYGDQIVFGIVPDNIDPKASEEDQRQAAKECVETFCKPGKATTISGFASRMMPLKYREELYKQSRLHYCGK, from the coding sequence ATGACTAAACCAATATTTAATGAAAAAGAACTGATCCCAACTAAAGAAATTCCATCAATTATGCCAAATGGAAATTCTACCCCAATATATGATTTTCCAGTTACGCCCAAAGAAGCTTATAAAAAAACAATGGCGAATGATCCATGTTGGCTGATTACCAACGCCGAAAGTATTTTTTTTATGCCAAGAATTATACCAGATAATATTGCCAGAGCCTTTGTTTTTGAAAAGAATCGTTTAGCCAGAGAAGAATTTGGTGGAAAAGATATGTTTGGCATTGATTGGGAATATATTGAGGTCGCTGGCGGTTCGATGGTTAAGCCAGGATCACCATTGTTAACAGATGCGAATGAATGGTATGAAAAAGTTGTATGGCCGGATATTGACGCATGGGATTGGGAAGGATCTTCAAAAGCAAATAAAGAATATTTAAATACCGATTCAGCAGTAGTTACATGGATTTTTTCAGGATTTTACGAAAGATTAATATCATTTATGGATTTCGAAGGTGCAATTTTAGCGATGATTGATGAAGAACAAACCGATGCGGTAAAAGATCTTTTTGATAAATTAGCGGATTTATACATTAAAATCGTTGATAAATTTGTTGAATATTATGATATTGATATCATCACGGTTCATGATGATTGGGGATCACAAAGAGCACCATTTTTTTCGCCTTCCACAGCAATGGAGATGGTTGTCCCATATATGAAGAAATTAACAGACCATATACATTCAAAGGGATTGATTGCTGATTTACATAGTTGTGGTTGTCTTGAATTACAAGTTCCACAAATTATTGCAGCTGGTTGGGATTCATGGACGCCACAACCAATGAATGATATGAAAAAATTATATAATCAATATGGGGATCAAATTGTATTTGGGATTGTACCGGATAATATTGATCCAAAAGCATCGGAAGAAGATCAACGTCAGGCGGCCAAAGAATGTGTCGAGACATTTTGCAAACCTGGAAAAGCAACCACAATCAGTGGGTTTGCATCAAGAATGATGCCATTAAAATATCGAGAAGAATTATATAAACAATCGCGATTACATTATTGTGGTAAGTAA
- a CDS encoding SLC13 family permease, whose amino-acid sequence MKKVQDGSTRNRLYFIHAAIAIAIMIFFRFIPPFGEMTPLGMELLGIFIGLLWAWIKCDMVWPSVLAFMFLGFSSYTPSGTVSLSAAFGNPLIQLIIWLLVFAAILMVSGISEQIAQRLIASKYTKGRPWVLSIVILVAVYVGAAFGANLALILICWEFVSTISKQVGYGKEDRWPKMMVVSIVFTSCIGTVLMPFSVGVVASFGYLTAASDGLVGNYNYFSYLVFSLIFSLSVFAIFMLINKYIVRPDMSKLKEVNVDMGEIPPINTKQKLAVGALIVLVLVTILPSILPANIQAYMNMIGTPLLVLAVPAFITIFRDKEGKPYFTFQELAGRGVLWNMIFMVAAAITMGGAISSPEAGFNATFISAFMPILSGMSPYLFALVIVVVTLILTNLINNAVAGAIMVPLMYSFSTAIGANPLLITALIIFASNVGLLLPCASPVGAMLAGNKEWMNPIDVVYFSSLYILATIIAVAIIGIPIGSLFFQ is encoded by the coding sequence ATGAAAAAAGTACAAGATGGTAGTACCCGTAATAGACTCTATTTTATTCATGCCGCAATCGCAATCGCAATTATGATCTTCTTCCGCTTCATCCCACCATTTGGTGAAATGACACCACTAGGGATGGAATTGCTTGGTATTTTTATAGGATTGCTGTGGGCTTGGATTAAGTGCGACATGGTTTGGCCAAGCGTTCTTGCATTTATGTTTTTAGGGTTTTCCAGCTATACACCGTCAGGGACGGTATCATTATCAGCAGCATTTGGAAATCCACTAATTCAATTGATTATTTGGTTATTAGTATTCGCAGCGATTTTAATGGTTTCGGGGATTTCAGAACAAATTGCCCAGCGACTAATTGCATCAAAATATACAAAAGGTCGTCCATGGGTTCTTAGCATCGTCATACTGGTTGCAGTTTATGTTGGTGCTGCTTTTGGAGCTAATTTGGCCTTAATCTTAATATGTTGGGAATTTGTTAGTACGATTTCAAAACAAGTGGGTTATGGTAAAGAGGACCGATGGCCTAAAATGATGGTAGTAAGTATTGTCTTTACTTCCTGTATTGGTACCGTTTTAATGCCATTTTCAGTTGGAGTCGTGGCATCGTTTGGTTATTTAACAGCGGCTTCCGATGGATTGGTTGGCAATTATAATTATTTTAGTTATCTTGTTTTTAGTTTGATCTTCAGTCTTTCAGTTTTTGCAATCTTTATGTTAATCAATAAGTATATTGTTCGTCCTGATATGAGTAAACTTAAAGAAGTCAACGTTGACATGGGCGAAATTCCACCTATTAATACAAAACAAAAGCTAGCTGTAGGGGCATTAATTGTATTAGTACTGGTAACCATATTGCCGAGCATACTACCCGCCAATATTCAGGCATACATGAATATGATCGGTACGCCGTTATTAGTTTTAGCAGTTCCAGCATTTATTACAATTTTCAGAGATAAAGAAGGAAAACCCTACTTTACTTTTCAAGAACTTGCAGGCAGAGGTGTTTTATGGAATATGATATTTATGGTTGCTGCCGCGATTACGATGGGGGGCGCTATTTCAAGTCCGGAAGCCGGTTTTAATGCAACATTTATTTCTGCCTTTATGCCGATTTTATCAGGGATGAGCCCTTATCTGTTTGCATTAGTCATTGTTGTGGTTACGCTTATTTTGACAAATCTAATAAACAACGCCGTTGCAGGCGCAATTATGGTACCATTAATGTATTCTTTTTCAACAGCGATTGGTGCAAACCCGTTACTTATTACGGCATTAATTATTTTTGCCAGTAACGTTGGGTTATTATTACCATGTGCGAGTCCGGTAGGTGCGATGCTAGCCGGTAACAAAGAATGGATGAATCCGATCGATGTGGTTTATTTTTCTTCATTATATATATTAGCAACAATAATCGCCGTTGCGATTATCGGAATACCCATTGGAAGTTTATTTTTTCAATAA
- a CDS encoding ABC transporter ATP-binding protein produces MKKQRKKNQSKNKKEFDPVDLTEMEDIPKNSKASAKRLMALLCQQKSALLIILLAAVISNGLFALTPIFMGQALDRLIQAISANGIGGNFETLAKIVLSPLLLLAIAYLFGAIFSFLQEYTMASVGEKLALSLREQISKKITKLPLHYYDANETGEILSRTTNDPDKIAEVLKTGALQFVNAICNIIFSIVIMLTQSPFMTVLIISTMSLSVFATKWISAKTLAIFYENQMVLGELNGKIEEYYTGNLIIKSFNQQDKVIQTERELSERQYQANKKSQFVIFAIYPAIRFLTQLSFVATAIVGGFFAIKGTITIGTVQAFLQYVNQISDPITQSSYFVNSLQAALASAERVFEFLDEAETVPDTTTPKQIAAPDGAVAFEHVRFGYHPDKILMEDISFTVRPNEMVAIVGPTGAGKTTLVNLLLRFYELDGGKITVDNIDIKDLSKSKLRRMVGMVLQDTWLFKGTIAENIAYGKMDATREDIIQVAKAARCDHFIRTLSAGYDTVISNDEGTISQGQMQLLTIARAMLANPVLMILDEATSSVDTKTELEVQQAMVSSMKGKTSFVIAHRLSTIKSADLILVMKNGTIVEKGTHQELLAADTFYADLYNSQFNNLAL; encoded by the coding sequence ATGAAGAAACAACGAAAAAAAAATCAATCTAAAAATAAAAAAGAATTTGATCCAGTCGATTTGACTGAAATGGAAGATATCCCTAAAAATTCAAAAGCATCCGCCAAACGATTAATGGCACTTTTATGCCAGCAAAAAAGTGCTTTACTAATCATTTTGCTGGCCGCTGTAATCAGTAATGGTCTGTTTGCCCTCACCCCCATCTTCATGGGGCAAGCTCTGGATCGGCTTATTCAAGCGATCAGTGCCAACGGAATTGGCGGCAATTTTGAAACATTAGCCAAAATAGTGCTGTCCCCGCTATTATTGTTAGCTATTGCTTATCTGTTTGGCGCGATCTTTTCTTTTCTGCAGGAATATACCATGGCGAGTGTTGGCGAAAAGCTTGCTCTTTCATTACGGGAACAAATTAGTAAAAAAATTACAAAACTCCCTTTGCATTATTATGACGCCAATGAAACCGGAGAAATTTTAAGCCGAACCACTAACGATCCCGATAAAATTGCCGAGGTACTAAAAACCGGGGCGTTACAATTTGTTAATGCTATTTGTAACATTATTTTTAGTATTGTCATTATGCTTACTCAAAGTCCGTTCATGACGGTGCTGATCATCTCAACCATGTCGTTGAGTGTTTTTGCTACAAAGTGGATTTCCGCGAAAACGCTGGCTATTTTTTATGAGAATCAAATGGTTTTAGGTGAACTTAATGGAAAAATTGAAGAATATTATACCGGGAACCTCATTATTAAAAGCTTTAATCAACAGGATAAGGTTATTCAAACCGAACGTGAATTAAGTGAACGCCAGTATCAAGCCAACAAAAAATCCCAATTCGTCATCTTTGCCATCTATCCGGCGATTCGTTTTCTAACACAGTTGAGTTTTGTGGCGACTGCTATTGTCGGCGGTTTTTTTGCCATTAAAGGTACCATCACGATTGGGACGGTTCAGGCTTTTTTGCAATATGTCAACCAGATTTCTGATCCCATTACCCAATCTTCTTATTTTGTTAATTCGCTGCAGGCTGCCTTAGCGTCAGCGGAACGCGTTTTTGAATTTCTGGACGAGGCTGAAACAGTTCCTGACACCACTACCCCGAAACAAATTGCCGCCCCGGACGGGGCAGTGGCTTTTGAACACGTCCGTTTTGGTTATCACCCCGATAAAATATTAATGGAAGATATCAGTTTTACCGTAAGACCAAACGAAATGGTTGCCATTGTCGGGCCTACAGGTGCTGGTAAAACCACGTTGGTTAATCTGTTACTGCGATTTTATGAACTTGACGGCGGTAAAATAACCGTTGATAATATTGATATTAAGGATCTTTCTAAAAGCAAGCTTCGCCGTATGGTAGGCATGGTGCTTCAGGATACTTGGCTCTTTAAAGGTACGATTGCTGAAAACATTGCTTACGGAAAAATGGATGCCACCCGAGAAGACATTATTCAAGTTGCCAAAGCAGCTCGATGTGACCATTTTATCCGCACCTTGTCCGCTGGTTATGATACGGTGATCTCCAATGACGAAGGAACCATTTCCCAAGGACAAATGCAGTTGCTAACCATTGCCCGGGCGATGCTGGCCAATCCCGTCTTGATGATTCTCGATGAAGCAACTTCCAGTGTTGACACCAAAACCGAATTGGAAGTACAGCAAGCCATGGTTTCGAGTATGAAAGGAAAAACCAGCTTTGTTATTGCGCATCGGTTATCCACCATCAAATCAGCTGATTTAATTCTGGTTATGAAAAACGGAACCATCGTCGAAAAAGGAACCCATCAGGAGCTACTGGCCGCCGATACATTTTATGCGGATTTATATAACAGTCAATTTAATAATCTGGCCCTATAA
- a CDS encoding ABC transporter ATP-binding protein produces the protein MTYLIQFLKEKKGLLLLIIVATVIQSFSTLAVPYFVAKIIDVGIIKKDMSAIILSGLQMLAAVGISALIALWTSYLCADLAALSGKYLRDRIFDKTQVLSIRDFNRFSTASMITRATSDITVIQQTVIMFTQMILPAPIITIAAIIMTIAVNPSLVVIPISVMVIFMLAIFIIFKKASPISQTIQTRLDSINRIMGEAITGVRVIRAFDNSEFERKRTNDAFLAYANNVIRLNKTFAMFSPLIWTVIGISLIAIFWFGSFLVLNGEILIGGITAVSEYTILLLITLIMSSMVMVMLPKMKACLDRTQEVLDTIPEILDKKEALTKRTPDNPEKLVFDQVNFSYHGAEESVLENISFSCQQGQTTAIIGGTGSGKSTIAGLMLRLYDVASGQITLEGTDIREMPQQELREKISYVPQKAILFSGTIADNLRMGNNEASWEELEAAAKIAQAHDFINESEAGYESVVAQGGTNFSGGQKQRLCITRALVKKAPIYIFDDSFSALDFKTDAALRKTLKKELTNATVIIIAQRISTIIDADQIIVLDSGRMAGIGKHSQLMKNCPVYQEIVASQLTVKETDTL, from the coding sequence ATGACCTATTTAATCCAATTTTTAAAAGAAAAAAAAGGACTGCTGTTGCTCATTATCGTCGCAACGGTTATTCAATCATTCAGTACGCTGGCAGTTCCTTATTTTGTCGCCAAAATTATTGATGTTGGCATCATCAAAAAAGATATGTCAGCAATTATCCTATCCGGTTTACAAATGCTGGCAGCCGTTGGCATCTCCGCCCTGATTGCTTTGTGGACTAGCTATTTGTGTGCCGATTTAGCCGCTCTTTCCGGAAAATACCTGAGAGATCGGATTTTTGATAAAACTCAAGTCTTGTCAATCCGCGATTTTAATCGCTTCAGTACCGCTTCGATGATCACCCGAGCAACCAGCGATATTACGGTGATCCAACAAACCGTGATTATGTTCACCCAAATGATCCTACCGGCTCCGATAATTACGATCGCTGCTATCATTATGACAATTGCGGTTAACCCTTCACTGGTAGTGATTCCGATTAGTGTTATGGTCATTTTTATGCTGGCTATTTTTATTATCTTCAAAAAAGCCAGCCCAATCTCTCAAACGATCCAAACCCGACTGGATTCGATTAACCGTATCATGGGGGAAGCCATTACCGGCGTTCGGGTAATCCGCGCTTTTGACAATTCCGAATTTGAAAGAAAACGAACCAATGATGCTTTTTTAGCATATGCCAATAATGTTATTCGCTTAAATAAAACCTTTGCAATGTTTAGTCCGCTGATCTGGACGGTTATCGGCATCAGTTTAATCGCAATCTTCTGGTTTGGCAGCTTCCTTGTCCTTAACGGCGAAATTCTAATCGGCGGTATTACCGCGGTTTCGGAATATACCATTTTGTTGCTGATCACCCTGATTATGTCTTCAATGGTGATGGTGATGCTGCCAAAAATGAAAGCCTGTCTGGATCGAACCCAGGAAGTGCTGGATACGATTCCCGAAATTTTGGATAAAAAAGAAGCACTCACTAAAAGAACTCCTGATAATCCTGAAAAACTGGTATTTGATCAGGTCAACTTTTCTTATCATGGTGCCGAAGAGTCGGTTTTGGAAAACATCAGTTTTTCTTGTCAACAGGGCCAAACCACTGCTATCATCGGCGGAACCGGATCAGGCAAAAGTACTATTGCCGGTTTGATGTTACGTCTTTATGATGTAGCAAGTGGTCAAATTACGCTGGAAGGTACCGATATTCGCGAAATGCCGCAGCAGGAGTTGCGGGAAAAAATCAGCTACGTCCCTCAGAAGGCGATTCTTTTTAGCGGCACCATTGCCGACAATCTGCGCATGGGCAACAACGAAGCATCCTGGGAAGAATTAGAAGCTGCTGCAAAAATCGCCCAAGCCCATGATTTTATTAACGAAAGCGAAGCCGGTTATGAAAGCGTCGTTGCTCAGGGCGGAACTAATTTTTCCGGTGGCCAAAAACAACGCCTATGTATTACCCGGGCACTGGTAAAAAAAGCGCCTATCTATATTTTTGATGATAGTTTCTCAGCTCTCGATTTCAAAACCGATGCCGCCTTGCGAAAAACACTCAAAAAAGAGTTGACGAATGCCACCGTAATTATTATCGCGCAACGAATTAGCACCATCATTGATGCCGATCAGATCATTGTTCTCGATTCCGGCCGAATGGCTGGTATCGGCAAACATTCACAACTCATGAAAAACTGCCCTGTTTATCAGGAAATCGTGGCTTCGCAACTCACTGTAAAGGAAACGGATACGCTATGA
- a CDS encoding MerR family transcriptional regulator: MSFKEYMNISEFAKISGTSRRNLLYYDEIGLFSPAIVNEKGYRYYSIRQFNTLDTINILKSLGMPLKEIKAFIETRTPEQAIELFSKQEQKILSEMKRLAYCRKTLKTRIWRIKEALTFELQTLFLQEVPEEYFLATERVQYMEDKTAMKIYFDFFSTLSEHRLDVGYPMCNVIYLDSDAFETDKDNRYQLTQKISKTKAQKNKSNEIIVKPAGYYLTEYRSGLDVYTADQYEVISPRMKAYIAENNLQIHGPVWEFWWLDDTVTKNQNEHIYQTSIHIHPVNPDILLNQE, encoded by the coding sequence ATGAGTTTTAAGGAATATATGAATATCAGTGAATTTGCAAAGATTTCGGGAACCAGCCGAAGAAACTTGCTTTATTATGATGAGATTGGCTTATTTTCACCAGCAATCGTTAATGAAAAAGGTTATCGTTATTATTCAATCCGGCAGTTTAATACGCTTGATACCATCAACATTCTTAAAAGTCTGGGAATGCCGCTTAAGGAGATTAAAGCATTTATTGAAACCCGTACGCCGGAACAGGCGATTGAACTTTTTTCCAAGCAGGAGCAGAAAATTCTTTCAGAAATGAAACGGCTGGCCTATTGCCGCAAAACCTTAAAAACGCGAATTTGGCGAATCAAAGAAGCGCTGACTTTTGAACTCCAGACCCTTTTTCTTCAGGAGGTCCCGGAGGAGTATTTCCTGGCAACCGAACGGGTTCAATATATGGAAGATAAAACGGCCATGAAGATTTATTTTGATTTTTTTTCAACCCTGAGTGAACACCGTCTTGATGTTGGTTATCCGATGTGTAATGTTATCTATCTCGATAGTGATGCGTTTGAAACAGATAAAGATAACCGATATCAGTTGACCCAAAAAATAAGTAAAACCAAAGCACAAAAAAATAAGTCAAATGAAATAATTGTTAAACCGGCCGGTTATTATCTTACCGAATACCGATCGGGTTTAGATGTTTATACAGCGGATCAATACGAGGTTATTTCACCCCGCATGAAAGCCTATATTGCGGAAAATAACCTCCAGATTCACGGGCCGGTCTGGGAATTTTGGTGGCTGGACGATACGGTCACCAAAAATCAGAATGAACATATTTACCAGACGTCAATTCACATCCATCCGGTTAATCCCGATATTCTTTTGAATCAAGAATAA
- a CDS encoding glycosyltransferase family 2 protein has product MKKITFVVPCYNSEDYMNRCIDSLLYAGDDAEIIIVNDGSKDKTPEIAEDYRIKYPHIIRVINKENGGHGSGVNVGLEQASGIYFKVVDSDDWLDQQALERLMFKIRNFCLMKQRDNTCVIPDLFICNYVYDHLYEETRHDISYKNALEEEKICKWEDIGYFKPSQYLLMHSQIFRTEILRESGVKLPEHTFYVDNIFAYQPLPYVKHLYYMNIDLYHYFIGREDQSVNEDIMLNRIDQQIRVTEQMLSCVNLQVVKKKEPKLASYMYRYLSIIMSITNILLLMINSEEARLQKNKLWSELKELDRSLYLKLKYASMSGLTNMPGSLGRKITISGYRVAQKIYKFN; this is encoded by the coding sequence ATGAAAAAGATAACCTTTGTTGTTCCTTGTTATAATTCAGAAGATTATATGAACCGTTGTATTGATTCACTTTTATATGCCGGGGATGATGCGGAGATCATTATCGTTAATGACGGTTCAAAAGATAAAACGCCTGAAATAGCTGAGGATTATCGGATAAAATATCCCCATATCATTCGGGTTATCAATAAAGAAAATGGGGGCCATGGTTCTGGGGTAAATGTGGGCTTGGAGCAGGCAAGCGGGATTTATTTTAAAGTGGTTGATTCCGATGACTGGTTAGACCAACAGGCATTGGAGCGATTAATGTTTAAAATTAGAAATTTTTGTCTGATGAAACAGCGAGATAATACGTGTGTCATTCCAGACTTATTTATCTGTAATTACGTCTATGACCATTTGTATGAAGAAACCCGTCATGATATTTCTTATAAAAACGCCCTGGAAGAGGAAAAAATCTGTAAATGGGAGGATATCGGCTATTTTAAACCGTCGCAATATTTACTTATGCATTCTCAGATCTTCCGAACGGAAATTTTAAGGGAGAGTGGGGTAAAACTTCCCGAGCATACCTTTTATGTTGATAATATTTTTGCTTATCAACCACTCCCCTATGTCAAGCATTTATATTATATGAATATTGATCTTTATCATTATTTCATTGGTCGGGAGGATCAGTCGGTAAATGAAGACATCATGCTTAATCGGATTGATCAACAAATTCGGGTGACCGAACAAATGCTGTCCTGTGTAAATTTACAGGTGGTAAAAAAGAAAGAACCAAAACTTGCGTCATATATGTATCGATATCTTTCAATTATCATGTCGATCACAAATATTTTATTACTAATGATTAATTCCGAGGAAGCGCGGCTTCAAAAAAATAAATTGTGGAGCGAACTCAAAGAACTCGATCGAAGTCTTTATCTAAAACTGAAATACGCATCTATGAGTGGACTGACTAATATGCCCGGTTCTTTGGGGCGCAAAATAACCATTTCCGGTTATCGCGTGGCCCAGAAGATCTACAAATTTAATTGA